The window AGAAACGGATTAAAGGGAATTTCAATTATTATTTTCTGACAATTTATGTGATCCTGGATTTGTTAAATGAACGAGGAACCGCAAAAATGGTTACATTTTGTTTTGTTAGGAATATTGTTTTAGTCGATTGTTACAAAAGGCCATACTTTTCACATAAAGATAATGATAACATATATGCAAATAGCAGATATATTAGTAAAAGTgtgaaaaaacataaaaaaataaaaaaaaagaagttTATGTTGTTGATCTTCTAACTTTCATATATAAGCACAATCACTTCATTTCATCCTGATGTTCAAGCTTCACTAATAAGGACATTAGCTAAGCCAATTTTTTgcttttggaaaaaaaaaaaaatgaaaagaaagTTAAGCCACTTTTTAAGCATCTAAAATTAAAAAATGTAAAGTGCAAGAGCAACACTAGACAATTTCTGCTAAAGGGTTCCTGGCTTCACGGTATCAAGGTAACTCGTCAACCTTTAGGTTTAGGTTGTTACTTCGAGTCCTTGTTATTGACAAAAAGGTGTGTGTTTGTTATTCAAAAAAACACTAGACAATTTTATATTAAATTGCCTACAATAAATTATGTGACTCCAATTTTGGTTCATACAGAGATTGCAGAACCCAAtctcatcaaaaaaaaaaatttgccttAGGCAACATGAATAAATCCTAGAAACTGAAACATTCGAATAAGGTTTCGAAAAAACTGAAATCTTTAAATTTAAAACCTCAACAAGTCCAAAATGGACTCGAGTCTCTTTGAGTTCGTTAATCATCAATTGAAGGACGAGTGTTGTTAGGCAATCTATGACCACGAACAAACGAGCTGAACAAATGTAGGGCCCGATCAGGCTGAGCATACGGTACCATATGAGCAGCACCTCATAGCGTTGCAATAGTTGGTAGATTCCCATACTCGGTGATCAAATCGTTAACTATAGGCTTCTTGTCATTTTTCATATCCAACTTTTTTGAGACGGATGCAAAATCCACCAAGCCCTTATCAACTCCATAAATGTCCACGGCGGCGATGATCCCTTACGATCTATGTGATTTGGTAGTTGTTAAATGACAGAGGAACCGGCAAATTGTTACATTTTGTTTTTTGAATATTGTTTGTCAATTGTCAAAGAAGGCCATGCTTTTCACATAGAGATAAGGTTAACATATATGCAATTAGCAGATATGTTAGTAAAAGtgtaaaaaaacataaaaaaaaaagtttatgTTGTTGATCTTCTAATTTTCATATATAAACACAATAATCACTTCATTTAATCCTAATGTTCAAGTTTCACAAATAAGGACATTAGTTAAACCACTTTTCAAGCATCTGAAATTAAAATTTCCTAGAGTGCAAGATCAACACTAGACAATTTCTCATTAAACTGCCTACAATAAATTATTTGACTCCATTTTTGGTTCATACAGAGATTGCAGAACCCAATCTCATCAATTTTTTTTCTTGCCTTAGGCAACATGAATAAATCCTAGAAACTGAAACATTCGAATAAGGTTTCGAAAAAATTGAAATCTTTAAATTTAAAACCTCAACAAAATCCAAATGGGCGCGAGTCTTTTTGTGTTCGTTAATCGTCAATTGAAGGTCGAGTGTTGTTAGGCAATCTATGACCACGGACAAACGAGCTGAACAAATGTAGGGCCCGATCAGGCTGAGCATACGGCACCATATGAGCAGCACCTCGTACCGTTGCAAAAGTTAATAGATTCCCATACTCGGTGATCCAACCTCCAACCTACACCAGAAACATGCACATTTTGACTTTATGAAATTTCACTTGTTTGACTTTTAAAGTCAATCATTAAGATATAAAACTGATTCATGCTCTCAAATGTAATCAACGATGAAACTCAGTAAAATTATAGAGATCAGATTAGTGGACTACTAATAACCAGCTTACAAATCTTGAAGATATTACAGTAATAAAAATCGCTAACTTAGAATATGAAATTTCACTTGTTTGACTATCAAAGTCAAACTAAATGGTCAATGGATTAATGAAGTACCTGGCCCTTATGAAACCAGGCTGTGTATGGAACAGTAGCCTCAAAATGCAAATCATGAGCCAATTCACGAACAAGTGTTCTTGATCCAAGCAATGGAACTACAGAATCTTGATCACCACTTAAATAATGCAAATTTATAACTGGTAATCAGTAATTTGGAGATCATGTTTATGTGATTTCTTGTAAAGCTTAAAACTTTACCTGAAAATCCAAACTGGGATTCGATTTTTGATTATTCTGTAAAGCAATGGCAGAAGATCGATGCTCCCGTCATTCTCATTGTAATTTAGAATACTGTTCCAATAAGAATGAGAGACATCAGTTCATGTATAAAGATTGGGTCAGATTGGCCCAATACAATCTTGACCCATTCGACTTGTTCAAGACAATTTGCTTGTTTACTGTTAAACTTACCCACTGCACATTGACCAAGAATATGGTAACTTGGTTCGATTAGCATGAAGAGCGCGTTGAACCTCGGGAAGGTTAAAATAGTATTTTCGTTCATAACTCATGCACACATCAACTCCAAAACTGATCTTGGTTGCCTTTTGAAATCATAACACCAAACAAAAATACACATAAAAAAGTTTCAAACTTTATCAAAAGTAGAAGAAAAAAAAAtcataaagataaaaaaaaattaccGTTTTCTTCAAGCGTAACTCTTGTTCAACAAGAGAAGGGTAGCATACATCAAGAATCACATCGTAGTTATTGATATAATCACCGATTATGTCGTTTGCTTTAGAAATGGCATTATTACATTCAACAGATTCATTATGAGGCGAAGGAAACGTATAATCTTCAAAATTGCAATCGTTCATGATAGTAAGGCCAATCTCATCTGATATCATCCCGTGGGACCAGTAGTACTCGTATACAGCTGGCACATCACGGTCAAGTTTAAGTAGTGGATTACCAatctgaatttaaaaaaaaaaaaaaaaaaaaaaaaaaaaatcagttaGTCAATAAAAAGTAGCCGAACATTTGAATGGTTTAAGATCTTACAGCAACTCCTTTGATGTTGAATTTGAAATCAGACGAACGTTCATTGTGGTCCAAAAGGGCGATTGTTAATTGTGGAATATAATGTCCTACATGTAAAAACATAGTCATCAGTTATTTGTATAGAAAATGAATTTGGACATAAATTTGCTTATTGATACATACCGGCATAGCTTTCCCCGGTAAGATATAACTCTCGTGACCGAAAAGATGGAAACTTTTTGTACCAATTTAACAAGAATGTAACCATATCTTTAGCTGTTTGATCATAAGATAGTGAATTGTTAGATACATGAACACTATAAAACAACCTATGTAATGTGGTAATGTAGTAAAGGTTGTAAAAGTCACGAGTCAGGTTTGAGTCAggtttgaccaacgttgacttttagtaataaatagattatagattaaacatatacatattaaacaTAATtatatcaaaacaaaatacataaatgttGAAAACATAGATATAGATATTGGGCACAAAatctatttttaaaaaaatattaaaaatttgaCCTAActatgaccaattttgactttgaccgaatTTTACAACAATGAATGTAGGAATGTGGTAAATAAGATCTTACCTGTGTTAGCATCACCGGTAGTGTAATCTGAAGTTGTGTTGGAGTATGACCATCCTACCCCAGCCGGAGACTCAACGAACAAAAGATTTGATACTAGTTCATAACAAAAGAGAAGCCATAGTTACAACATAAGTGACAAAACGGGCTGGTCAATCAGTTTGGATAACTCATACATTACATAATGTAAGTTTGTAACACATGAAAACAAACCTTTGTTCCATGACTTTGTATTTACTCGTAGTCCCCGGCCGTTACCTTGGGGGAAAAAGGGGCCCAATTCGGTGAAGGCTCCCCCACCCATTGATGAGCAGCCTGGGCCTGATACAAATAAAAGAATGATTTTTCAAAATTATGACACCAGTAATATTAAACAAAACACATCAACTTATCTTAGTATCATTTGAATTTTGTTGCTATTTTCAAGACTATTTAAAAATACTATATAATACtagtatgaatatgaatatatatcATTTTACACCTAATAACCAGGGCAAACATTTAATGTTGCTCACTGAAATCTGCAATCTCAAAGCACACTATTCAACCCAATTCATGGTATTAATTAGACACAGCTGCAACTACTTGGAAACCCAAACCAAGAAAGTCAAGAAATTGGTaacttttttcttcttctttaggAATTCATAATAAATACAGTACGTTtggtaaatacatatatacataaatgattaacacataaaaataacaatagtaaAAAACTGTTATAaactttttctgtagttattaaagaAGGTTGACCAAACATGAGATTATACACCTTTAGAGAAGTAGGCGTAACATCATATGAACCTATCTACTTAAAAAGTTATACTAGTAGATGGTGTCTGATATATGTAGTAACTATTAGAGCATATTTGATGCTATCACTAAATGTGTCTTGTTTACATTGAAAAGTAATGCAAATTGACATTTAGTACATCGGTAAATGGATTAAGATTTTTCATGTTCGATGATACTCGAGTAAGGAAAATATTTTTTTACTCAGATATATGCGGCCTAACCATATTATCCAGTAACCGTTACTGTAACCATTTCGAACTATTTTGCCTAGCCAGAACAGAATATATTGCTAGTAAGGTTTGAACTTGAGAACTCGTGAGAATATGAGGAGCCAAACCACTAGAATATCTTGGTAAATGTAAAAAGGTAAAATGGACGGGGTAACACGGAGAGCGAAATTTTTTTACTAAGATGTACGCCGCTTAACCGGGTAATTCGTGATCGTTTCCGACCCTTTCTTTGACTATCCCAATATATGTTAGCACTAAATAGTAAATACTACTGTACACTACTTTTGTGTAATGTCAATTAGTGTTTAGCTCAACTAATAATGCTCTTGTAAGTATCATTTCCACTGTATCTGTAAAATATCTAAATTAATGAAATTGAAAAGTATAATACTTCAAAGTTGAATATGGAATTGACTTGACATTTGAAACACCGAGATAAAAAGGAGTAGAACATACCAGTAAAGTAGCATTCATAAATATGTTGGTGCATATTAATACACTATACACTATTACCATTACAATATAAACTTTATACCCAACAACCAAAAAGATAAAAGTATGAGGAGCATGCTGGTTCCTAAAGTACAGTATTTTTGTAAAAAGGGACCTTCTAATATCCATGCTTAAATGAGTACCACCTACCTCTAAAGTCTTCCCAATTCCTCTCAATTTTATGTTAAGCATACCATTTTTTATTAAAGCAATATTATAGATTGTATTAAAATTGATTATTGTTAATCTTACTATAATTTACAGTTCATAGCAAAATATGGTTATGATTGACCAATTCACTAAAGCTAAGAAGATGTAACAAACTCCATATTAATCTCAAAAACtagtttttatataactatatcaaCTTCTATACTATTATTCCGGATCCCAACTGTCATCATTTTGAGCCTAAACAACTTGATAGAAAAGAGCTCAAACAAACATTCAATATATATGCATTATGCATTATTATGCATACaccattatatatgttatatacagTAGTCATTTATTTACATATAGCTACAACTAAAATCATTAAAGGAAAGCTAAAATGGTAAAAATACAAACCTCCATTAAGCCAAAGAGAAAGGGGTTTATGATCAGGATCATTATCAGCTTcaacaaaataataaaataaactCCTTCCATTTTTGTCATCCACATCAACATAACCAGCATACTGTTTAAACGTAACATTTGGTTGTCCTGGCAATCTAGTCACCAAATCCTCCACCGGAAAACCATCTCCACCACCAACtatcaccgccaccaccaccaccacaaacaACCATCCAACACCCATCTCACAAAATTCAAAATTTAAGCAAACCCAGTTAGGAAATTGCTCACTTCTCTGTAAATCAAAGGggaaaaaaaaaatcttgaaaaaAGTGAGACAGAATGAGTATAAAGTGGTGGGTTTTTATAAGTGAAATCTGTCAAAGAGAAACATGTGAAGTTTGAATAACAGAAAGGGTTTGAGAATGTGTGTGTGTTATGATTATAAAGTCTTTGcagctttttatttatttatttttatttatttatatttatatttatattatatataaacacaTAATAACTACAAAAGTGTGTTGCTGTGTTTGTTACAGAGAGAGAAACACAGGAAACATAGAGAGAGAGATATAGATAAACCGCGGTGTAATTGGATTTGGAATTTGAATTAAAGAATTAAATTACATACAgtattatataaatttatttattatttattcttttattatattatatagaaGATAGAAGATAGAATAGAATATAGAAagattataatttatactttttatttttttaatataataataaatgtatcataaatatatataaaaataaaaataaataaataaaatattatatagtCAAACTACCCCAATTTATGGATAAGAAATAGGCGCCTTTATTTCCACGTTGGATTTATCAACGTGGCAACAACATTATACGGAGTACCACATAAAAGAGAAtatataacattttttttttttttaaagaagtaTCTATTCTATCTATTCTATATATCTATCTTCTttctttctatctatctatctatctatctatctatctattctatatataataacaaaagctAAAATAGATTATTTTTAAATAGCAAAACTAATCTTACCCATCCATTAAATTAATTATCAATGATCTAGACCCTTAATTTTCTCCTAATCTTTCTAATGACCTCATAATTCTAGCATTGAATTGTTTGATTACGAAACTACCCTTATACAAAAAAACTTCTATTTATGAATAATTATCTAATACGGAGTAGAAGAAAATATCATTCATCGAATAGTTAATGAATTATTTCCTATGAGTTCGATACAGAGTAGAAGAAAATATCATTCAACGAATAGTTAATGAATTATTTCCTGAGAGTTCGTTTGTGTTCATTTTCTATTGAATAACGAACTATCATTTACACTTATAATTTGTATTCATTTATGATTTGCTTTTCCGGATGTTATTTCTAATTGCATATGATGGTGTGGATCATGATCATGAACATGATTATATTATGTTTTAATCAGTAGTAGgtcaaaaaaaattaaaatttccaATTTAAATTTATGACCCATAAAAACATATGTGCTAATATGCTTATGATGCAACGAGTTTCATAAAACCTGCAACAACTATAACTTATAAAATACATACTGTTATAGATTGAATATGTACTGGCAATTTTGACATGTGGAGATTATTTGAGGcacatttttttataataatagaaTGTAATGTATATGTAACCTGAACTCGGGGAATGAAAAGATAGAAGGGTAATGGGGTCAGAAATACAAAAAAAATTATTGAAATTACATTTTTCAGCCTATTTAAAGGGCTAGAAAAATAACTCGATCTATACACACATACTTAATGTGAAGGTGTTGCATTTGGCGGGTCAGAAACATATCAAAATGAGTTTCGACATAAATGGGTAATATTTTTGCAATCGACTTCCTTTGTGtaatattttctttcttttttcgtTGAAAAAGTTCGTATATGTATTTATTCCTAATGTTCAAATTCATACTAAAGATTGTTTATTTGTAAATACTAGATGCTTGGATCCAATGTTTTGTAGGGCATTTTTTTGATAAATTGTCAGTGGTGACTATCCTTGATAAGTTGATTTATATTTACACTGTATTTGTTTCTTTAATTGTGGTGGCTATGATTAACTTCCCATAAAAGGTACACTGTAATGTGACTAGAATGAATACGTTCAATTGTTTGACAGAAATTAGGAATATCGTGGTTTTTGTTTTGAAGGTTGTTTGCGAATTTGTAAAGATGGGTTTAATGGGAAAGCAAACATGAAGCTACAATTTGCGAACATGTCAATGGTTAGTAATGGCATTTTTTTTTATACAAACTTATTGTTACCTTTTATCTAGATTCATATGTAGATATAAACCATTAATGGTTTGAAATTGACACCTTAAACATCCATTTGTCTATATTTATTTCTAACTTATTACTCCTAACTTATTAGGCATTTTCAACTCTATCTTTTAGGTTTGCTTATCGGTAATGCTAATTTGAGGACACTTTGATTTGTGATAGTTAACATAATTCTTTTAAGAGTAAGTAGTTGTTTGCAACCAAGATCACTCATGAGTTTGCTACTAAAACAATAGAAATTTTGTTGTCAACCCTTTCAAGTAAATGAGTCAAAATTGGCTCACTGCTGTATCATGAGTTTATTACTCTccgattttttttttatgttttgctTTTCCGAATGTTACTTCTAATTGCATATGTTGTTTTCCCATGTGTGTTTGATTATTGTTGCTTGTGAGATAATTATATGGTGTTTGATAGTAGTTGTTGTCATTGTTTGTGTTGTTTTTTCTGCTGTTTCAGGAAGGTATTTCAAATCATCAAACGTCGCTATCTTTACATCAACACGTCAAGAGATTGGAAGCGTGAAATAATCTATGGAAAACAAGACCTAAGTTTAAGAATTATACTTGCATCTATGGGTTTATTTGTTATCTTTCGATCAACAACTATATAACAATATTCTATGATTGTGTCCATTACTGAAAACTACGCAAATAATATAATGTTTCACATTAAGTATTTTCTAACTAATGTTTGCTTAGTCCCATAAAatagccccgcgaattcgcgggcattAAGCTGGTATATTAAataaaaagagaaagaaaaagtaCATCTAGCAAGAAGCTAGTTAAGGCATCGAGAACACGAAGCAAACACACACGAAAACAAAACACGACAAAGCCCAAATTATGAGAAGAAAAACAAAACACGACTACACTCTAAGAAACTCAAAAGTCCCAACCCACCAAAACCTAACGAAAAGACAACATCCGAAGCACGGTAAAGGTTGAAACCAAAATATTACAAAAGAACAGAAACACAGAAACAACCACGACCCAATAAACACTTCTACGAGTTCGAATCCGAGTCCGACCCCGAGCCTGAATCCAAATCCGAATTCGAGGAGGATGAAAAATCTTCATTAGATGTCTCATATCCCTCTAAGTTTTTCATCAAATCAATGAGATAAGCTCTTTCGATTCATCTATTTTTATCCCGACATCTTCTGCGCTTCAAATGTTTTTTTCCCCGGATGTAATTAGAAAATGATGTTTGATCaatgtattgtttagttaatataaaacccattaatagcccatagtctaatttccacaagtgtcgttcttttatccaaaccccaattatggtacaaggcccaattacccaattttagtaattagcccaacatcatgattacttcggattaaataagcataataataacttagctacgagacattaaattaaaaaggttgaacataacttacaatgattaaaaatagcgtagcgttacacggacagaatttcgacttacacccttacaacattcgctaacatacccttattattaggattaaaattaaaattaaaattaaaatataaattataaatataaatattacgtatatatatagagagattgatatattatatatattttttacgatcagaatgcgcgagctttataggcagtttcaacatttggggctccgcgactcgcggcccttttcttcttcaaactccgcgagtcgcggagatcgtttttacagctcacccacagttggctctttgtttgccaacgatttattttataaatataatatatatataattaatataattaattatatattatattatatttatatacataattaacttgtaatttttagtctgttgcgtcgagcgttgagagttgactctggtcccggttccggattttcgaacatccttgcgtattattttatatcttgtactttgcgttttgaatcttgtactcttgtaatttcgagacgtttcttatcaataattggaacctctttgattgtattttgtatttttgagctttttggtcgtttgcgtcttcaattcatcgaatctgtcttttgtcttcaccttttattatttaaacgaatatcacttttaaatagaacaattgcaactaaaagcttgtctttcttgaggaataatgctatgaaatatatgttcgtttttagcattatcaaatattcccacacttgagcgttgcttgtcctcaagcaatatagtcttgaaatactagaatcacttctttattcttcacactttgtacattagtgatttctatacggtggtataaacaatggtagtaacgatatggtttacagtcccacatgactataaaaatttagatccattaaggaaattggatctttatgaaaacatttgatcttttgaaaattaaatctagtttttaccctagataagttttccggaataacccttcaccggtgtttacaaattatttttttgtgggtttggtgggtttcatatttgaaaattttagctcaaaacttatggttttgtgtcacccacttgctaaccttgtattaggaaagcaacacgtccagtttacttgtcccgtatattacctttcggtaaactaccgtccggttgtaaaggaaagcgttgaacaagcaactgttaaggcaatgtcccctgacatgcttttaattatggtctataacgtgtcggacgcaattactatcctttgtaggagcaatagtaaagctcacccttatgatttttttggtctggcacaaggtcctgtctttgaccatgctatgcaaccaccgttcttacggttgacacccgatttggttcaggtgacctaatgaattccaggtgaattcctaggattttacgttcaatggtaatgaacgcattgaaaatgggtttttagaaaacaaatcggtttgtaattttgatcaaaatattttctcgttcaggctcgagtttagatatcattgaattccatgagtttgtaattctcaatctttaaggtcaatctcaagtattgagtaatatcagacttaaaagctgatttttaatctttaaggagattatcctttctggggatctgattcattagtcttatcaagctaatttgtacggtgcccccccattgtacgagataaatccttatcatggttaggataaatctgaccacttggcgaccctgtttaatgctgaggtccgtggatttcctgctgattttagtgatgacttttctaggtttttcgtcaacctacagctggtctggacgacaacttcctgacctaaatcaagaagcgcgtttctttttcggaagactttacttccttttaatgatggaattgattcatcgtgtagatccatctcttcttttctttcatcgggtagaacagtttagtttagtccaaagcaaaagtattttcagttatttgttacagaaatatgtgacatatgtttaagataacttggtaatttttcccacacttggcttttattttcctttttattgtcctttattccattttaaatgaattctaacattttggtttgtttctcaatttatgtcctttccaaggtaacaataatttcggtgttaacacctagttttatcgttcataaatatgtataaacatgattttgagttcatttaattgaaaattttgaaaatttttactagaattgggtagtcagtatataagactagggctgttctttattatcagagagcactaggttctaatacaactactgttttactagtatttttaatggtaaccaagtgtttaagataaaaattttaaaaatccgaaagaatttaaccccttcccacacttaagatcttgcaatgccctcatttgcaagaaatcagtaacaatttaaattattgagggtgatttgtgtgaaaatgattaaatttcaccaaagtttctaaacatattggcgtttgtttgctgaatgataaatggtgcatatcatttgttcattccgtcttgttgttatatcacatttattttgcatcttgtcgtcaaaattaattgcttttgctgaacttaatgccagtctttgaaaatgcgttgttttaccctgttgtgtacataagataaactgcaaacatatatacatatttttgaagtttagtatattacccca of the Rutidosis leptorrhynchoides isolate AG116_Rl617_1_P2 chromosome 5, CSIRO_AGI_Rlap_v1, whole genome shotgun sequence genome contains:
- the LOC139846911 gene encoding serine carboxypeptidase-like 42 gives rise to the protein MGVGWLFVVVVVAVIVGGGDGFPVEDLVTRLPGQPNVTFKQYAGYVDVDDKNGRSLFYYFVEADNDPDHKPLSLWLNGGPGCSSMGGGAFTELGPFFPQGNGRGLRVNTKSWNKVSNLLFVESPAGVGWSYSNTTSDYTTGDANTAKDMVTFLLNWYKKFPSFRSRELYLTGESYAGHYIPQLTIALLDHNERSSDFKFNIKGVAIGNPLLKLDRDVPAVYEYYWSHGMISDEIGLTIMNDCNFEDYTFPSPHNESVECNNAISKANDIIGDYINNYDVILDVCYPSLVEQELRLKKTATKISFGVDVCMSYERKYYFNLPEVQRALHANRTKLPYSWSMCSGILNYNENDGSIDLLPLLYRIIKNRIPVWIFSGDQDSVVPLLGSRTLVRELAHDLHFEATVPYTAWFHKGQVGGWITEYGNLLTFATVRGAAHMVPYAQPDRALHLFSSFVRGHRLPNNTRPSIDD